One Papaver somniferum cultivar HN1 chromosome 10, ASM357369v1, whole genome shotgun sequence genomic window carries:
- the LOC113315296 gene encoding replication protein A 70 kDa DNA-binding subunit B-like: MTIARTLTGIPYFNWNTDITPLETTSASIPRHKFNFTELENLAAATTNTYLTDVVVVLTSHTNLQQVKRSSGNVCFMRELTLENLSGMKLKVTLWGDSTSELTRNLEAHELNPQPVVAVVTGVYVKQYPGKVSPSSTNATQIFFDLDIPEVLHIIERSSYRTSPLEITIPARVGYNQAVQSIGYTRMLISQLMETKGESGYNILNRKVCRAKAIGISTEKGWYYLRCHNCTTKLVGNKGDHWCPSRKVQVDEPVPRYLLRLEVEDSSGTAFFVAMDSEVQKMASFSNQVEGFATVQTAFESLIAPTPTISAQVNEISRPEDEPVVDNEPPRKKPCLQKMPNSASASTVAED, from the exons ATGACTATCGCGCGTACTTTAACTGGAATACCGTACTTTAACTGGAATACCGATATTACTCCACTAGAAACCACCAGTGCGTCGATTCCTCGCCACAAGTTCAATTTCACTGAGCTTGAGAACCTGGCAGCTGCTACCACCAACACTTACCTTACTG ATGTTGTAGTTGTGTTGACAAGCCACACAAACTTGCAGCAGGTTAAGCGAAGTTCTGGCAACGTGTGTTTCATGCGTGAACTAACACTGGAAAACTTAAG TGGTATGAAGCTTAAGGTCACATTATGGGGTGATTCCACTTCTGAGCTTACCAGGAACCTTGAAGCGCATGAACTTAATCCACAGCCTGTTGTGGCTGTTGTTACTGGTGTCTATGTCAAGCAATATCCAG GCAAGGTGTCGCCTTCTTCAACTAATGCGACTCAAATTTTCTTTGACCTCGATATTCCAGAGGTCTTGCATATTATAGAAAG GTCTTCCTACCGAACATCGCCACTCGAAATCACAATTCCGGCGAGAGTTGGTTACAATCAGGCAGTTCAATCCATTGGCTACACTAGAATGTTAATTTCCCAATTGATGGAAACAAAGGGGGAATCTGGGTACAAT ATACTAAACAGAAAAGTCTGTCGTGCCAAGGCTATTGGTATTTCCACTGAGAAAGGCTGGTATTACCTGAGGTGCCACAACTGCACAACTAAATTGGTGGGGAACAAAGGGGACCATTGGTGCCCTAGCCGCAAGGTCCAAGTAGACGAACCGGTTCCCAG ATACCTTCTTAGATTGGAAGTTGAGGACTCATCGGGCACCGCATTTTTTGTTGCCATGGACAGCGAGGTCCAAAAAATG GCTTCATTTTCCAACCAGGTTGAAGGCTTTGCAACAGTACAAACTGCCTTTGAATCACTCATTG CACCAACTCCAACCATATCTGCTCAGGTTAACGAAATCAGTCGTCCTGAAGATGAGCCTGTTGTTGATAATGAGCCACCTCGCAAGAAACCCTGCCTGCAGAAGATGCCCAACTCTGCGTCAGCATCCACTGTCGCTGAAGATTAA